The proteins below come from a single Eucalyptus grandis isolate ANBG69807.140 chromosome 3, ASM1654582v1, whole genome shotgun sequence genomic window:
- the LOC104437666 gene encoding uncharacterized protein LOC104437666 isoform X1 translates to MPRPGPRPYECVRKAWHSERHQPIRGSLIQDIFRVVNEIHSSSTKKNKEWQEKLPVVVLKAEEIMYSKANSEAEYMDLETLLDRTNDAINTIIRLDESTETGDLLQPCIEAALTLGCTPRRASRSQRNNSPQRYLSVNYQEQTGDPHGIMEKASPGNQTITSDPVLLYPNHSRLGSINSAKPNYTSFIHNVDRASPAQVHPALKSYSVYPLYYQGSRPQPKTNPSHFGPLCSRSNTMRNFRSYPVENLDASTIFKPPPEIVCDLSLRLGPHLVEGIGTEKSQPQEIVDMGCDGAREASTLCDQRQGRDCQFPFLQRENADHSSSMFSTKRSFQHEQLKGDQPVRKKSALCGYYVEDHQCRWQPKHPLKHNNETLRSSGL, encoded by the exons ATGCCTAGACCTGGCCCAAGACCTTACGAATGTGTTAGGAAAGCTTGGCACAGTGAGAGACACCAACCCATTAGAGGTTCTCTTATCCAAGATATTTTCAG AGTTGTGAACGAGATTCATAGCTCATCTACTAAGAAGAACAAGGAATGGCAAGAGAAGCTTCCTGTTGTTGTCCTGAAAGCTGAAGAAATCATGTACTCCAAGGCCAACTCTGAG GCAGAGTACATGGATCTTGAAACGCTTCTGGACCGTACAAACGATGCTATCAACACAATAATCAGACTTGATGAGAGTACTGAAACTGGAGACCTACTGCAGCCATGCATTGAAG CTGCCCTTACTCTCGGCTGCACGCCAAGAAGAGCCTCGAGGAGCCAAAGGAACAATAGCCCTCAGCGATATCTGAGCGTGAATTATCAGGAACAGACAGGTGATCCTCATGGCATTATGGAGAAGGCTAGTCCAGGAAATCAGACTATTACTTCAGACCCAGTTTTGTTGTATCCAAATCATTCGAGACTTGGGTCAATTAATTCAGCTAAACCGAACTATACATCTTTTATCCATAATGTGGACCGGGCGTCACCCGCTCAAGTTCACCCTGCATTAAAATCATACTCGGTTTATCCCTTGTATTATCAAGGCAGTCGCCCACAACCCAAAACAAATCCATCCCATTTTGGACCACTGTGCTCCCGCTCCAACACCATGAGAAATTTTCGAAGCTACCCAGTTGAAAACTTAGATGCATCAACGATATTCAAGCCGCCACCCGAGATCGTGTGCGATCTGTCTTTGCGATTGGGCCCTCATTTGGTCGAAGGTATTGGCACCGAAAAAAGTCAACCTCAAGAGATTGTAGACATGGGCTGTGATGGTGCTCGGGAAGCAAGCACATTATGTGACCAAAGACAGGGAAGAGATTGCCAATTTCCATTCTTACAGCGGGAAAATGCGGATCATTCATCTTCCATGTTCTCGACCAAAAGGAGTTTCCAGCATGAGCAATTGAAAGGAGACCAGCCTGTGAGAAAGAAGAGTGCTCTTTGTGGTTATTATGTGGAGGATCACCAGTGTCGTTGGCAACCAAAGCATCCACTTAAGCATAACAATGAAACATTGAGAAGCTCAGGTTTGTAG
- the LOC104437666 gene encoding uncharacterized protein LOC104437666 isoform X2 codes for MYSKANSEAEYMDLETLLDRTNDAINTIIRLDESTETGDLLQPCIEAALTLGCTPRRASRSQRNNSPQRYLSVNYQEQTGDPHGIMEKASPGNQTITSDPVLLYPNHSRLGSINSAKPNYTSFIHNVDRASPAQVHPALKSYSVYPLYYQGSRPQPKTNPSHFGPLCSRSNTMRNFRSYPVENLDASTIFKPPPEIVCDLSLRLGPHLVEGIGTEKSQPQEIVDMGCDGAREASTLCDQRQGRDCQFPFLQRENADHSSSMFSTKRSFQHEQLKGDQPVRKKSALCGYYVEDHQCRWQPKHPLKHNNETLRSSGL; via the exons ATGTACTCCAAGGCCAACTCTGAG GCAGAGTACATGGATCTTGAAACGCTTCTGGACCGTACAAACGATGCTATCAACACAATAATCAGACTTGATGAGAGTACTGAAACTGGAGACCTACTGCAGCCATGCATTGAAG CTGCCCTTACTCTCGGCTGCACGCCAAGAAGAGCCTCGAGGAGCCAAAGGAACAATAGCCCTCAGCGATATCTGAGCGTGAATTATCAGGAACAGACAGGTGATCCTCATGGCATTATGGAGAAGGCTAGTCCAGGAAATCAGACTATTACTTCAGACCCAGTTTTGTTGTATCCAAATCATTCGAGACTTGGGTCAATTAATTCAGCTAAACCGAACTATACATCTTTTATCCATAATGTGGACCGGGCGTCACCCGCTCAAGTTCACCCTGCATTAAAATCATACTCGGTTTATCCCTTGTATTATCAAGGCAGTCGCCCACAACCCAAAACAAATCCATCCCATTTTGGACCACTGTGCTCCCGCTCCAACACCATGAGAAATTTTCGAAGCTACCCAGTTGAAAACTTAGATGCATCAACGATATTCAAGCCGCCACCCGAGATCGTGTGCGATCTGTCTTTGCGATTGGGCCCTCATTTGGTCGAAGGTATTGGCACCGAAAAAAGTCAACCTCAAGAGATTGTAGACATGGGCTGTGATGGTGCTCGGGAAGCAAGCACATTATGTGACCAAAGACAGGGAAGAGATTGCCAATTTCCATTCTTACAGCGGGAAAATGCGGATCATTCATCTTCCATGTTCTCGACCAAAAGGAGTTTCCAGCATGAGCAATTGAAAGGAGACCAGCCTGTGAGAAAGAAGAGTGCTCTTTGTGGTTATTATGTGGAGGATCACCAGTGTCGTTGGCAACCAAAGCATCCACTTAAGCATAACAATGAAACATTGAGAAGCTCAGGTTTGTAG